One window from the genome of Pseudoliparis swirei isolate HS2019 ecotype Mariana Trench chromosome 24, NWPU_hadal_v1, whole genome shotgun sequence encodes:
- the apela gene encoding apelin receptor early endogenous ligand has translation MRVFNLLYLALLLVAAVAAVSSARPGKHPHNSSVQNKPSAYSFALFCILRSDHFLPDFLNLRRRYHRHHCPFRRCMPLHSRVPFP, from the exons ATGAGGGTCTTCAACCTGCTCTACCTGGCGCTGCTGCTCGTAGCCGCCGTAGCCGCAGTCTCCTCCGCCAGGCCAGGTAAGCATCCCCACAACTCATCAGTCC AAAACAAACCATCGGCTTATTCATTTGCTTTATTCTGCATATTAAGATCAGATCATTTTCTTCCAGATTTCCTCAACCTGCGGAGAAGATACCACAGGCACCACTGCCCATTCAGACGCTGCATGCCTCTCCACTCCAGAGTACCCTTCCCCTAA